A section of the Streptococcus oriscaviae genome encodes:
- the infC gene encoding translation initiation factor IF-3 gives MKAIAKQDLFINDEIRVREVRLIGLDGEQLGIKPLNEAQAIADNANVDLVLIQPQAKPPVAKIMDYGKFKFEYQKKQKEQRKKQSVVTVKEVRLSPTIDKGDFETKLRNARKFLEKGNKVKVSIRFKGRMITHKEVGAKVLAEFAEATQDIAIIEQRAKMDGRQMFMQLAPASDKK, from the coding sequence GTGAAAGCCATAGCAAAGCAAGATTTGTTCATCAATGATGAAATTCGTGTTCGTGAAGTTCGTCTTATCGGTCTCGACGGTGAACAGTTGGGGATCAAACCCCTCAACGAGGCTCAGGCGATAGCTGATAATGCTAATGTTGATTTAGTGTTAATTCAACCGCAAGCTAAACCACCTGTTGCGAAAATTATGGACTATGGTAAGTTCAAATTTGAGTACCAGAAGAAGCAGAAAGAGCAGCGCAAAAAACAAAGTGTTGTCACTGTGAAAGAAGTTCGTCTCAGTCCGACTATTGATAAGGGAGATTTTGAGACCAAGCTTCGTAATGCCCGTAAGTTCCTGGAAAAAGGAAACAAGGTTAAGGTATCCATCCGCTTTAAGGGTCGGATGATTACCCATAAGGAAGTTGGAGCGAAAGTATTGGCTGAGTTCGCTGAAGCAACTCAGGATATTGCCATTATCGAACAGCGAGCGAAGATGGACGGTCGTCAAATGTTTATGCAGTTGGCCCCAGCTTCAGACAAAAAATAA